The following is a genomic window from Candidatus Neomarinimicrobiota bacterium.
CAGCCGATTATTGCCCATTCCCCTCCTCGCGCACGTTACTCAGCAGCCACTCGTACAGCTCCGGGTTGTCGTAGGTCCTGGTCCAGGAATCGTGGCCGGCGTCGAGGTAGATGGTCAGGCGGGGGCTTCCACCACACTTTTCAATGGCCCTCACCATCCTCTTGGTACGCCTGACCGGCACGACCTTATCCCGAGCGCCGTGGAAAGCCCACACTGGCAGGTCCTTCAAGCGGCAGGCCTGACGACGATCACCCCCACCGCAAATCGGTGCAATAGCAGCAAAGCGCTCGGGCTGGGCCAGGGCCAGGCTCCAGGTGCCATAGCCGCCCATGCTCAGGCCGGTGAGGTAGATGCGGCG
Proteins encoded in this region:
- a CDS encoding alpha/beta hydrolase-fold protein, which gives rise to RRIYLTGLSMGGYGTWSLALAQPERFAAIAPICGGGDRRQACRLKDLPVWAFHGARDKVVPVRRTKRMVRAIEKCGGSPRLTIYLDAGHDSWTRTYDNPELYEWLLSNVREEGNGQ